AAGTTTATTTTACATATAATTTATAGTATATTAAATCAgctaattaacaaaattatatacaaatCTATGTACCTCGACCGTCATTAAAACTGGATCTATTACGTGAATCTTATTTCTATATCCGCACCATACAGTTCTACCGCTAACAGCAGCCATGCACCTAATTGAATGTTGTGGACTACCCAAAGTAATCACATGATATTGAGACAAATCCCATTGTCCGTCTGCACCTCTTCGAAATAATGCGACAGTTCCGTCAGCAAGAGCTACAAGAACTCGCCCTTGTACGTGTCTAGAAAAGAACATTTATATTATCTATTAAACCATTCCTAAATTAAGTTAaactttaatgaaattattaatagtacATACACAATCGCCAAAGCAGCATCTTTCAATTTTACAGAATGCAAGCAAACTGACCACTTAGCGACAGCCGAATGAACAAACACCGCACCATTTTGAGCTCCTAGCCACATAGTAGGTTGTATCGAAGACATCTTTTCTATAGGTGTACCCTCTTCAACTTCATCGTTTTGGTTCTCTTCGTTTGTATCATCTTTCTCATTTAATCGTGACGGTGGTGATTCCAGATTAACTTTTACAAAGTATACTTTTCCTAGATTCATCGTTTCACTATCTACGCTTTCCAAACTTTGCGGCTCGGTAGTAATGTTTTGATTGGTATTGTCCGACTCGGTGCTCTCGTTATTCTGTTCTTCTGAAACACTGTCGGATTCATTTTTACTCTTATCCGATGGAGCTTGAGTTTCTTGTTTATTCTTCTGATTGATCTGTTCGACATTTGCATTCTCCTCGTGGCCATCGTTGTCGTTTACTCCGTTAGTAGTTTGAACTGGTTCTTCATTTACACCTTGAATGTAATCACTTTCTTTGGCTCCAGGTACACTTGCAATGCATAGTAAATGTCCTTGGCAAACGTTGAAAACTTCCAAAACACCAGCTGGATTATTAGCATCTATCACAGTAACTTTCGACATCTTCTGCGTCGAAGTGCAGATCCACACCAATGAGCTAAGTTGTTGTTCTAATTGTTCTGCCTCTACCCTTTGATTCTCGTTCTCCTGAATCTCCTTATCCAAATGTTCAACAGCATCCTCAGCTTCAACTTTCGTATTACTACTTACTTCTTGTGCTTCGGCCGCGTAAAACACACTTCCCCCGATCATACAACCACCGTCTCGTGTTTTACCACCGCTTAAATTTACACCAGCGCCACACCATATCTAAATAGAAATGAAGGAATTTGTGAAAGACAATTTGTACGTAGAACCTGGTGCATTAACAAGTTAAATGTACCTTCATTCCTGGTTCTGATTCTTGTAAAGGCCTACAATAGACTGGCACAGGAACTGGTTGCCTAACAGGAGCACTCGGTTTACCTGGTAAACTCCAACCATAGGCTTGTAATCGTCCATCTTCTTTTCTAACATGGGCACGAACCTGTCGATATTGTTCTCTACGTTCATTTGCCCTCCTGGCAACTAGTTTTTCAGAAGCTCTGTAAAAATGGATAAAACACATATTGTTACATacttttaaaatatacataatacAGTTAGATTTTTAGTTATAAAAGTTAGTAGATTTACTGAGTACTGTTGCCTGTTCAACCATTTATTCCTATTGAAGACTTTCTCGATCACTGGGCACACTTTTCTTGGATTCAAATGAAGACTTAATCTGACTGTTCTTTCCATCTAATGCTCAGCTTCATTATTTACTCTCACGACGAAACTTATATTTACGTTTAAAAGCAAAATGTTAATTATACAACAGAACAGATTCACCTGCTGGCCAATAAGCACCCCACCGAAAACCAGAGCAACCAGGTATCTCTTGACAACGCCACGAAGGAGAGGCAAGGATGAAAcccaaatgaaaaattcaagcgCAGAGCAAGAGAGAAATAAAAGCCAAGTTTATAACATAGTCAAAACGTCATTTATTTATTGATCAATAATGATCatattgttcctttttttttttctttaaaaatgtaCAAATCTTTATTTACAAAACTATTGCTTTTCAAGCATGACTTTGAAAGATAGCAAATAATTTACTTTGTTGAATTCAAATGTATATAACCACTGTTGTAAGTGGTACAGTAACTtatatcataaatatataaGTACTGTTCCAGTTCAATATAAACGGTCATTTACagtttcatttatatataaGAAATAAGGAGAAAGATATATTATGTTAGTAAGAGAAAAATAGTCAAAAAGGTAAATTCTATTTGTGTGCAGAAGACCATGATCTTatctcaatatttaattattacaatatagCGCATGAAATGTATATCTACGATTTTTTATTtggttttaatttaaaaatgggAGGTAAGGAAAATTTGCAACATTGTTAAAAACCATCACATTTACAAATCGCTCAGCAACAAATTACTCACATTTGTTGAGAGCGATCAAGAGTAATTTGAGAGTCGCGACAAAAGATTATGGATCCCAATTGACCAAAGAGGACTCTAATCTGGAAACATGAGGCGGATTCAAATATGTTACTCAAAATTTAAAATGTATCAAATTTCTCCCACAGAGATAAAAACATTTTGTCGTCATTGCAATAgctttgataaaatattaaaagaagttCACGTATAAAATTCATATCGCGACTATATCATTGTAAAACTTTTCGTTGTAGAGACGATCACAGTATCGTAAAACtatagtttgaaaaaaaaaagcgtgACGGTGAAGAAGTAAATCTCTATATAATGAATAGAGAAAAATTTGGCAGGCTTTAGTATCAGACTGACAATATCTAAGTGCGTGTATAGAATTTGATTGATTTCTCACATGGTGTCTCCCTGGTCGAAAATCTCATGGCGACCTTTCAACGTACGTCTTCGCATGGCGTCCAAGGATGATGCCGGGACAACTTGATTTGTTGGTGCACTATACCTAATATGAGGTAACGTGTGCGCTCCGCGAACCAAGGTCCCCCGATCCGCGGGTCCTGTAAAAAGACTACTAAAACTGAAAGCAATAGGAAATCATTAGTATTCGATACGACATTATATTTCCGTTTTACACAAATGATACTAACAACTTCCACACCGAACCTTTTCCCCCTGATATACTAGAAGGATCTGTTTTGCTGGCTCTTATCATTTCTGTCCATCTTACAGCTTCTTGAAGTTCCATAAATCGTTCTTTATATTGATTTCTCTCCATGAGCACTCTAGCCATCTCTACTCTAGTAAATCTTTTCCTTTGCGCCAATGGTACATCTTCTTCGTCGTCGCTCTTGGCCGCTTTGGCTGCTGCTTCAGCTTCTTCTTTAActttctttaattcttcttcAAGGGCTGCGACCCTTTGCTTTAAACGTTCTCTAGCTTGTTGTAAGCCCCGAACTTCTTCACGCAATATTTCTTGCTCGCTACAAAACATATTTGTTTATgaatatattgtatattatgtACGAAAAAGATCGCATTATTCCTTAACATACCTTGTTAGTTCGTCTACTTTGACGATTAGATCATCTTTAACGATATTGAGCGCATTCCTGAACAAAGTTAAATATAGCACATAGAACTAAGTAAAAACGTAAAAGGTCGATTAACTGACTATTAATGTAATACTTACTTCGTGGCTAGAAGCTCATTGTTTTCCATAATAAGATTTTCTACCTCTTTTCCCATTCCTAATAgaacattatttaattaaatatgatGTAACACGATTAATTTATATACACTGTTAATGTCATATGTATAATATCTTACCAAAGAAGTTGTCATTAACTGCATGGCGTATTATTATATCATGCAATTATACAGTTAAGGCATGATCACAGCCAGCACAGGTAAGAAGgggaataataaaacataaaaattcattagcacataatattttatacgatatagtttgaaatttaattccaatattaaCCCTCAGAGTTCTAGTTTCTAAGTAATATACTTTTGATAGTAGTTaataaagttaataattttaaagtttACGCATGCAAAAAATTTATTAGATATTAAGCTGTAAAGTTAGTAAAGAAagatgtaatgtggatatggtaatataaattttcttctCTAATATTAAAAAGTTAGTTAGAACTCAAAGGATTAACAAGTAAACGATaatatttttgcataaatttgTATCTATTCTCTGCAACATACCCGATGATGCATATTCTCCAGGATGAACCCAACTGCCTAAAAGTTTAAAGCTATTGTATTAATCATCGAGCTTTAAACTTAAGTTAAACATGTTACAAATAATTACCAGTAATGTCCGCCCCTTCGTCCATTTCACCCAATGCATCAGCATCTTGAAAACTGAGTTCCTGATACAATGTATTGCCACTTCGTTGCTCTCTTTCAGTTCTACTCCTTCCACTTGGAGTAGTAGCTAATTTTTCTACCGTTGGTGACGTTGGTGTAACCAATAGTGGAGGTGCTTCGGTTTCAGGACTTTCGTCTACGagtagagaaaaataaaatagtatgGTAGAATTACACAAAACTGAAAATTCAAtga
This region of Osmia lignaria lignaria isolate PbOS001 chromosome 10, iyOsmLign1, whole genome shotgun sequence genomic DNA includes:
- the syd gene encoding JNK-interacting protein syd isoform X9, with amino-acid sequence MVYKMSQVEMDQETVYGTHEDSHVVMSEKVQSLAGSIYQEFEKMIARYDEDVVKDLMPLLVNVLECLDISYTENQEREVELELLREDNEQLVTQYEREKQLRKASDQKLFELEDVAEDERKELVSKIDSLESIVRMLELKTKNSHDHGTKATGSLRPSLHKTSLYIVRLEEKEAEMKREYTRLHERYTELFKTHVDYMERTKMLVGSTERLENATSGRGPSRLPSLGLAHMSRSSGPLSYGFQSLEASINAEDVQDDIPPNAANLRTEMLDNSSEAAIETSDKSQLTDKPAKANKTTAISRHESPETEAPPLLVTPTSPTVEKLATTPSGRSRTEREQRSGNTLYQELSFQDADALGEMDEGADITGSWVHPGEYASSVNDNFFGMGKEVENLIMENNELLATKNALNIVKDDLIVKVDELTSEQEILREEVRGLQQARERLKQRVAALEEELKKVKEEAEAAAKAAKSDDEEDVPLAQRKRFTRVEMARVLMERNQYKERFMELQEAVRWTEMIRASKTDPSSISGGKGSVWKFFSSLFTGPADRGTLVRGAHTLPHIRYSAPTNQVVPASSLDAMRRRTLKGRHEIFDQGDTIASEKLVARRANERREQYRQVRAHVRKEDGRLQAYGWSLPGKPSAPVRQPVPVPVYCRPLQESEPGMKIWCGAGVNLSGGKTRDGGCMIGGSVFYAAEAQEVSSNTKVEAEDAVEHLDKEIQENENQRVEAEQLEQQLSSLVWICTSTQKMSKVTVIDANNPAGVLEVFNVCQGHLLCIASVPGAKESDYIQGVNEEPVQTTNGVNDNDGHEENANVEQINQKNKQETQAPSDKSKNESDSVSEEQNNESTESDNTNQNITTEPQSLESVDSETMNLGKVYFVKVNLESPPSRLNEKDDTNEENQNDEVEEGTPIEKMSSIQPTMWLGAQNGAVFVHSAVAKWSVCLHSVKLKDAALAIVHVQGRVLVALADGTVALFRRGADGQWDLSQYHVITLGSPQHSIRCMAAVSGRTVWCGYRNKIHVIDPVLMTVECTVDAHPRRESQVRQLAWLGEGVWVSIRLDSTLRLYHAHTYQHLQDVDIEPYVSKMLGTGKLGFSFVRITALLISSNRLWIGTGNGVIISVPLAEDVYVVGAGGSMAVSRVQAASGKTEAPGVGVRIFASDRSVTRGSFIPYCSMAHAQLSFHGHRDAVKMFVAVPGHGGQSAVSDGSQPAMLVLSGGEGYIDFRVADEAEDESDVATHLIVWQLVR
- the syd gene encoding JNK-interacting protein syd isoform X1, translating into MVYKMSQVEMDQETVYGTHEDSHVVMSEKVQSLAGSIYQEFEKMIARYDEDVVKDLMPLLVNVLECLDISYTENQEREVELELLREDNEQLVTQYEREKQLRKASDQKLFELEDVAEDERKELVSKIDSLESIVRMLELKTKNSHDHGTKATGSLRPSLHKTSLYIVRLEEKEAEMKREYTRLHERYTELFKTHVDYMERTKMLVGSTERLENATSGRGPSRLPSLGLAHMSRSSGPLSYGFQSLEASINAEDVQDDIPPNAANLRTEMLDNSSEAAIETSDKSQLTDKPAKANKTTAISRHESPETEAPPLLVTPTSPTVEKLATTPSGRSRTEREQRSGNTLYQELSFQDADALGEMDEGADITGSWVHPGEYASSVNDNFFGMGKEVENLIMENNELLATKNALNIVKDDLIVKVDELTSEQEILREEVRGLQQARERLKQRVAALEEELKKVKEEAEAAAKAAKSDDEEDVPLAQRKRFTRVEMARVLMERNQYKERFMELQEAVRWTEMIRASKTDPSSISGGKGSVWKFFSSLFTGPADRGTLVRGAHTLPHIRYSAPTNQVVPASSLDAMRRRTLKGRHEIFDQGDTIASEKLVARRANERREQYRQVRAHVRKEDGRLQAYGWSLPGKPSAPVRQPVPVPVYCRPLQESEPGMKIWCGAGVNLSGGKTRDGGCMIGGSVFYAAEAQEVSSNTKVEAEDAVEHLDKEIQENENQRVEAEQLEQQLSSLVWICTSTQKMSKVTVIDANNPAGVLEVFNVCQGHLLCIASVPGAKESDYIQGVNEEPVQTTNGVNDNDGHEENANVEQINQKNKQETQAPSDKSKNESDSVSEEQNNESTESDNTNQNITTEPQSLESVDSETMNLGKVYFVKVNLESPPSRLNEKDDTNEENQNDEVEEGTPIEKMSSIQPTMWLGAQNGAVFVHSAVAKWSVCLHSVKLKDAALAIVHVQGRVLVALADGTVALFRRGADGQWDLSQYHVITLGSPQHSIRCMAAVSGRTVWCGYRNKIHVIDPVLMTVECTVDAHPRRESQVRQLAWLGEGVWVSIRLDSTLRLYHAHTYQHLQDVDIEPYVSKMLGTGKLGFSFVRITALLISSNRLWIGTGNGVIISVPLAEDVYVVGAGGSMAVSRVQAASGKTEAPGVGVRIFASDRSVTRGSFIPYCSMAHAQLSFHGHRDAVKMFVAVPGHGGQSAVSDGSQPAMLVLSGGEGYIDFRVGDGEDTEESMERSNSAVAANAEVHGEQSHLIVWQVQCPLPVPMNG
- the syd gene encoding JNK-interacting protein syd isoform X4; translated protein: MVYKMSQVEMDQETVYGTHEDSHVVMSEKVQSLAGSIYQEFEKMIARYDEDVVKDLMPLLVNVLECLDISYTENQEREVELELLREDNEQLVTQYEREKQLRKASDQKLFELEDVAEDERKELVSKIDSLESIVRMLELKTKNSHDHGTKATGSLRPSLHKTSLYIVRLEEKEAEMKREYTRLHERYTELFKTHVDYMERTKMLVGSTERLENATSGRGPSRLPSLGLAHMSRSSGPLSYGFQSLEASINAEDVQDDIPPNAANLRTEMLDNSSEAAIETSDKSQLTDKPAKANKTTAISRHESPETEAPPLLVTPTSPTVEKLATTPSGRSRTEREQRSGNTLYQELSFQDADALGEMDEGADITGSWVHPGEYASSGMGKEVENLIMENNELLATKNALNIVKDDLIVKVDELTSEQEILREEVRGLQQARERLKQRVAALEEELKKVKEEAEAAAKAAKSDDEEDVPLAQRKRFTRVEMARVLMERNQYKERFMELQEAVRWTEMIRASKTDPSSISGGKGSVWKFFSSLFTGPADRGTLVRGAHTLPHIRYSAPTNQVVPASSLDAMRRRTLKGRHEIFDQGDTIASEKLVARRANERREQYRQVRAHVRKEDGRLQAYGWSLPGKPSAPVRQPVPVPVYCRPLQESEPGMKIWCGAGVNLSGGKTRDGGCMIGGSVFYAAEAQEVSSNTKVEAEDAVEHLDKEIQENENQRVEAEQLEQQLSSLVWICTSTQKMSKVTVIDANNPAGVLEVFNVCQGHLLCIASVPGAKESDYIQGVNEEPVQTTNGVNDNDGHEENANVEQINQKNKQETQAPSDKSKNESDSVSEEQNNESTESDNTNQNITTEPQSLESVDSETMNLGKVYFVKVNLESPPSRLNEKDDTNEENQNDEVEEGTPIEKMSSIQPTMWLGAQNGAVFVHSAVAKWSVCLHSVKLKDAALAIVHVQGRVLVALADGTVALFRRGADGQWDLSQYHVITLGSPQHSIRCMAAVSGRTVWCGYRNKIHVIDPVLMTVECTVDAHPRRESQVRQLAWLGEGVWVSIRLDSTLRLYHAHTYQHLQDVDIEPYVSKMLGTGKLGFSFVRITALLISSNRLWIGTGNGVIISVPLAEDVYVVGAGGSMAVSRVQAASGKTEAPGVGVRIFASDRSVTRGSFIPYCSMAHAQLSFHGHRDAVKMFVAVPGHGGQSAVSDGSQPAMLVLSGGEGYIDFRVGDGEDTEESMERSNSAVAANAEVHGEQSHLIVWQVQCPLPVPMNG